From a single Lolium rigidum isolate FL_2022 chromosome 7, APGP_CSIRO_Lrig_0.1, whole genome shotgun sequence genomic region:
- the LOC124677471 gene encoding 14 kDa proline-rich protein DC2.15-like — translation MAGKASIALFLTVNLVVFSMASACGGNCPTPATPTPSTPSTPTPTPASFGRCPRDALKLGVCANVLGLIKAKVGVPPTLPCCPLLEGLVDLEAAVCLCTVLKANILGIKLNLPIDLSLVLNHCGRSVPTGFKC, via the coding sequence ATGGCAGGCAAGGCATCGATCGCGCTGTTCCTCACTGTGAACCTGGTCGTGTTCTCCATGGCCAGCGCTTGCGGGGGGAACTGCCCGACTCCTGCCACACCAACCCCGTCGACCCCTTCAACGCCCACCCCAACCCCAGCCTCGTTCGGCAGGTGCCCGCGCGATGCGCTGAAGCTGGGCGTGTGCGCCAATGTGCTGGGACTGATCAAGGCCAAGGTGGGCGTGCCCCCCACGTTGCCGTGCTGCCCGTTGCTGGAGGGGCTCGTCGACCTCGAGGCCGCCGTGTGCCTTTGCACGGTGCTCAAGGCCAACATCCTTGGCATCAAACTTAACCTCCCTATCGATCTCAGCCTTGTGCTCAACCACTGCGGCAGAAGCGTGCCCACCGGATTCAAGTGCTAA